A genomic stretch from Leptotrichia sp. HSP-536 includes:
- a CDS encoding transposase family protein, with the protein MIDNIERIKKLKKENYQKIFGIKKDTFDEMLKLLNEAYRIEHLRGGHPPKLSVLDRLVIMLSYYRDYRTMENIAFEYGVAKSTICECVKWVENILIKSEEFSLPKKRELVRDTEIEVVLVDATECEIERPKKNSGNIIQEKRKNIR; encoded by the coding sequence ATGATAGATAATATTGAAAGAATAAAAAAACTTAAAAAAGAGAATTATCAAAAAATTTTTGGCATAAAAAAAGATACCTTTGACGAAATGCTGAAACTTTTGAATGAAGCATACAGAATTGAACATCTAAGAGGCGGACATCCGCCAAAACTGTCTGTTCTTGACAGGCTTGTAATTATGCTTTCATACTATCGTGACTATAGAACTATGGAAAATATTGCCTTTGAATATGGTGTTGCAAAAAGTACCATCTGTGAGTGCGTTAAATGGGTTGAAAACATCTTGATAAAAAGCGAGGAGTTTTCTTTGCCCAAAAAAAGGGAACTTGTCAGGGACACTGAGATAGAAGTCGTGCTGGTTGATGCTACGGAATGTGAAATTGAGCGTCCTAAAAAAAACAGCGGAAATATTATTCAAGAAAAAAGAAAAAACATACGATAA
- a CDS encoding toxin-antitoxin system YwqK family antitoxin, whose protein sequence is MQKKLSNKLCFYLLISMRLLNAITLNEVKAVKSLSNYNELKNIKVKEVVNIEKIERNKRYNKVYVIGENLPFSGAAITYFPNKRIEGISFYKEGKLENSAYLYASNGQLILRTPYFNDKQHGKGYEYADNGKLRCNNEFNNNIEIFSECYNADGSLFQRYKGISSKKGVLTGHYEGLNKKSFESEVIQDFSKKGITNYIRNGKTTVYERNGSILGELNFNNDSLLGAKAKII, encoded by the coding sequence ATGCAGAAAAAATTATCAAATAAATTATGTTTTTATTTATTAATATCTATGAGGTTATTAAATGCTATTACTTTAAATGAAGTTAAAGCTGTAAAAAGTTTAAGTAATTATAATGAATTAAAAAATATTAAAGTGAAAGAAGTCGTAAATATAGAAAAAATAGAGCGAAATAAAAGATACAATAAAGTTTATGTGATTGGTGAAAATTTACCTTTTTCAGGAGCTGCAATAACATATTTTCCCAATAAAAGAATTGAAGGAATTTCTTTTTATAAAGAAGGTAAATTAGAAAACTCAGCATATTTGTATGCCTCAAATGGACAGTTAATTTTAAGAACTCCATATTTTAATGATAAACAACATGGAAAAGGATATGAATATGCTGATAATGGTAAATTAAGATGTAATAATGAGTTTAATAATAATATAGAAATATTTAGTGAATGTTACAATGCGGATGGAAGTTTATTTCAGAGATACAAAGGAATATCTAGTAAAAAAGGTGTGTTAACTGGTCACTATGAAGGATTAAATAAAAAGTCTTTTGAATCAGAGGTAATTCAAGATTTTAGTAAAAAAGGAATAACGAATTACATAAGAAATGGAAAAACGACAGTATATGAAAGAAATGGAAGCATATTAGGAGAACTTAACTTTAATAATGACAGTTTATTAGGAGCAAAGGCAAAAATTATATAA
- a CDS encoding transposase translates to MECTQNLGQIISHKVGKFMDIKLVIDALKMAIYKRGDITDLIIHTDSGSKEYRKFCAKKGISISYSRKGNPYDNACIESFHATLKKEYVHNENFENLESLRTGMYEYIEI, encoded by the coding sequence GTGGAGTGTACCCAAAATCTTGGACAAATAATATCACATAAGGTTGGAAAATTTATGGATATAAAATTAGTTATCGATGCCTTAAAAATGGCGATATATAAAAGAGGGGATATAACTGATCTGATCATACATACAGATAGTGGAAGCAAAGAATATCGTAAATTCTGTGCAAAAAAAGGCATAAGCATATCTTACAGCAGAAAAGGAAATCCTTATGATAATGCATGTATAGAATCATTCCATGCAACATTGAAAAAAGAATATGTACATAATGAAAACTTTGAAAATCTAGAAAGTTTAAGAACTGGAATGTACGAGTATATAGAAATATGA
- a CDS encoding tetratricopeptide repeat protein, which produces MRMEKENYENAEFLLGDFYSEQKKYTEAEKYYLKGIEKYGRKLRLLFGLATVYKEQERYKEAKEIYEELKSSKDKSIKEMAEKNLKELGRENNYE; this is translated from the coding sequence ATGAGAATGGAGAAAGAAAATTATGAAAATGCAGAATTTTTATTGGGAGATTTTTATTCAGAACAAAAAAAATACACCGAAGCAGAGAAATACTATTTAAAAGGAATTGAAAAATATGGAAGAAAATTAAGATTATTATTTGGATTAGCAACAGTATATAAAGAACAAGAACGATATAAAGAAGCTAAAGAAATATATGAAGAATTAAAAAGTTCTAAAGATAAATCTATAAAAGAAATGGCAGAAAAAAATTTAAAAGAATTAGGAAGAGAAAATAACTACGAGTAA
- a CDS encoding IS3 family transposase, translating into MKKGISHIDEKIRTVDKYALVKTLFNEFNASKSRIINLTGIKKSSYYYWVREIKTQRDIENKILYNIIKSIWQDSRKTYGAVRIHKKLRKLGLEVNIKRVRRLMKENQIKSIIHKKFRNHNKSDDMKETAGNILKRNFDTEKLNEKWVSDITYIWTGKDGWCYLSSIMDLHSRRIISHKVGKFMDIKLVIDTLKMAIYKRGDITDLIIHTDRGVYEFWGTLHKFSF; encoded by the coding sequence ATTAAAAAAGGCATCAGCCATATTGATGAAAAAATAAGGACTGTTGACAAGTACGCATTAGTAAAGACTTTATTCAATGAGTTTAATGCTTCAAAATCAAGAATAATTAATTTAACAGGCATTAAAAAAAGCAGCTATTACTACTGGGTTAGAGAGATCAAGACACAAAGGGATATAGAAAATAAAATTTTGTACAATATAATAAAATCAATATGGCAAGACAGCAGAAAAACTTACGGAGCAGTAAGAATTCATAAAAAGCTAAGAAAATTAGGATTAGAAGTAAATATAAAACGAGTTAGAAGATTGATGAAGGAAAATCAGATAAAGTCAATAATTCATAAAAAATTTAGAAATCATAATAAATCAGATGATATGAAAGAAACAGCAGGAAATATTTTAAAAAGAAATTTTGATACAGAAAAATTAAATGAAAAATGGGTAAGTGATATAACATATATTTGGACAGGAAAGGACGGGTGGTGCTATTTATCAAGTATAATGGATTTGCACAGCAGAAGAATAATATCACATAAGGTTGGAAAATTTATGGATATAAAATTAGTTATCGACACCTTAAAAATGGCGATATATAAAAGAGGGGATATAACTGATCTGATAATACATACAGATAGAGGAGTATATGAGTTTTGGGGGACACTCCATAAGTTTTCTTTCTAA
- a CDS encoding transposase — MNKRSKRYTDEFKMLILELLEEGRTKKSLENEYGVATATIRKWEKEFKGIIDKKYNADEALNEIMALKRQVQQEMDKNKKLEKDLEQKELDIDILKKASAILMKK; from the coding sequence ATGAACAAGAGAAGTAAAAGGTACACAGATGAATTTAAAATGTTAATTTTAGAATTGCTGGAAGAAGGAAGAACAAAAAAATCATTAGAAAATGAATATGGGGTAGCAACGGCAACAATCAGAAAATGGGAAAAAGAATTTAAAGGAATCATAGATAAAAAATACAATGCTGACGAAGCTTTAAATGAAATCATGGCCTTAAAAAGGCAAGTGCAACAAGAAATGGATAAAAATAAAAAATTAGAAAAAGACCTGGAACAAAAGGAATTAGATATTGACATATTAAAAAAGGCATCAGCCATATTGATGAAAAAATAA
- a CDS encoding ABC transporter ATP-binding protein, with product MIEIKNLYKTFFSELGTEKQVFKGLNFTINDGDFITIIGSNGAGKSTLLNVLNGQIIPDGGNIVLNGNDITSIEQHKRAKWISQVYQNPTMGTAPSMTVLENLSMAKNKGKRFNFTFGLDIKNIEFYKKQLATLGLGLENQLFTQVGLLSGGQRQCLSLIMATLNRPDILLLDEHTAALDPQTSEIILEKTKEIIEKNNITSLMITHNMQDAITYGNRLIMLHAGQVIFDIKGEEKKKLTVEKLLEMFRMKDAKLSDKDIF from the coding sequence ATGATAGAAATAAAAAATTTGTACAAGACTTTCTTCTCTGAACTTGGAACGGAAAAACAAGTATTTAAAGGTCTCAATTTTACAATAAATGATGGAGATTTCATAACAATTATCGGAAGTAATGGTGCTGGAAAATCAACTCTTTTAAATGTTTTAAATGGACAAATTATTCCAGACGGAGGAAACATCGTTTTAAATGGAAATGATATTACTAGTATTGAACAGCATAAAAGAGCAAAATGGATTTCACAAGTTTATCAAAATCCAACAATGGGAACAGCTCCGTCAATGACAGTGCTCGAGAATCTATCAATGGCAAAAAATAAAGGAAAACGATTTAATTTTACTTTTGGACTGGATATTAAAAATATTGAATTTTATAAAAAACAGTTGGCAACTCTTGGACTTGGACTTGAAAATCAGCTATTTACACAAGTAGGACTTCTATCTGGTGGGCAAAGACAATGTTTGTCATTAATAATGGCAACCTTAAATCGTCCAGACATATTATTGCTGGATGAGCATACTGCGGCACTTGATCCTCAGACTTCAGAAATAATTCTTGAAAAGACAAAGGAAATTATTGAAAAAAATAATATAACAAGCTTGATGATTACTCATAATATGCAAGATGCGATAACTTATGGAAACAGGCTTATTATGCTTCATGCCGGACAAGTAATTTTTGACATAAAAGGTGAAGAAAAGAAAAAATTGACAGTAGAAAAACTGCTTGAAATGTTTAGAATGAAAGATGCAAAGTTATCTGATAAGGATATATTTTAA
- a CDS encoding ABC transporter permease translates to MNELLVFLQSLPEAFKTGFIYSIMVMGVYLTYKILDFPDMSVDGTFPLGGFVFAAFALSKNGFFGITSPIMGLILAVICGMIAGYITGALHVYLKINGLLSGILVMTGLYSINSRIVGMPNVFISPERSIYEIISYEKDFVPFIIAFVILLVLKGLYDYKIKENKYMIRGMAVYIVAVITLIIYVANTKDVKLMLTVLIAFVIKMIIDYILTSKFGFALRALGNNEQLVVSLGVNEKRLKIFGLMLANGVVALSGALFAQNIKVADLQSGVGTIVIGLAAIILGLGVLKKSRIINEISIVTIGSLMYYFIINLALMSNGWTRSLYEGLHFSDNIIKILEIKPTDVKIITAIILAAILWNELIKKAKKGKKKVKLIKKGEGN, encoded by the coding sequence ATGAACGAATTATTAGTATTTTTACAAAGTCTTCCAGAGGCTTTTAAAACAGGATTTATATATTCGATAATGGTTATGGGAGTGTATTTGACTTATAAGATACTGGATTTTCCTGATATGTCGGTGGATGGGACATTTCCGCTGGGAGGATTTGTATTTGCGGCATTTGCACTTTCAAAAAATGGATTTTTTGGTATTACAAGTCCTATTATGGGGCTTATCTTAGCGGTAATATGTGGAATGATTGCTGGGTATATTACAGGAGCATTGCACGTTTATTTGAAAATTAACGGATTGCTTTCAGGAATTTTGGTAATGACAGGACTTTATAGTATAAATTCTAGAATTGTCGGAATGCCGAATGTATTTATTTCGCCTGAGAGAAGTATTTATGAAATTATTTCTTATGAAAAAGATTTTGTTCCTTTTATAATTGCATTTGTAATTTTACTTGTATTAAAAGGGCTTTATGATTATAAAATTAAAGAAAATAAATATATGATTAGAGGAATGGCAGTTTATATAGTTGCAGTAATCACTTTAATTATTTATGTGGCAAATACAAAAGATGTGAAATTGATGCTGACTGTACTTATTGCATTTGTTATTAAAATGATTATTGACTATATTTTAACATCAAAATTTGGATTTGCATTAAGAGCTTTGGGAAATAATGAACAGCTGGTTGTAAGTCTTGGAGTAAATGAAAAAAGATTAAAAATATTTGGACTTATGCTTGCAAATGGAGTTGTAGCTTTATCGGGAGCATTATTTGCACAAAATATCAAAGTTGCAGATTTACAGTCTGGAGTAGGGACAATCGTTATTGGACTTGCGGCAATTATTCTAGGACTCGGAGTATTGAAAAAATCTCGTATAATAAATGAAATTTCAATTGTTACAATAGGTTCTCTTATGTATTATTTTATTATAAACTTGGCGTTAATGTCAAATGGATGGACAAGAAGTCTATATGAAGGACTTCATTTCAGTGACAATATTATAAAAATACTAGAAATAAAACCAACTGATGTAAAAATTATAACAGCGATAATACTTGCAGCAATTTTATGGAACGAGCTTATTAAAAAGGCTAAAAAAGGTAAGAAAAAAGTAAAATTAATTAAGAAAGGGGAAGGGAACTAA
- a CDS encoding ABC transporter substrate-binding protein produces MKKVLLVVMSLLMVLACGSKNDDTVSGNKDSQASDSKKVYKIGVTQFMEHPSLNLTKQGFEDAFKEAGIKADFDEKNANGEVTNANLIATNYKADKKDLVFGIATPSAQALANNITDIPVLFSAVTDPASAKLLNPNVTGTSDKVENIASQLDLLAKIKPGLKKVGVLYNPSEQNSAVQVQEIQKIAKEKNIEIVLQGISNFGELAQATKNLLGSTDALYLPTDNLVVSGANLITSEAINAKKPVVASEDSTVKLGALFTMGLDYYALGKRTGEMAIEILKGKPVSQIPFETSKQMKLYVNEKTAQALGLDIKNAVFNGAEFVGK; encoded by the coding sequence ATGAAAAAAGTATTATTAGTAGTGATGAGCTTGTTAATGGTGTTAGCCTGCGGAAGCAAGAATGATGATACTGTTAGTGGAAATAAGGATTCACAAGCCTCGGACAGTAAGAAGGTCTATAAAATAGGTGTAACACAGTTTATGGAACATCCGTCACTTAATTTAACTAAGCAGGGATTTGAAGATGCATTTAAAGAAGCTGGAATAAAAGCTGATTTTGACGAAAAAAATGCAAACGGGGAAGTAACAAATGCAAATTTAATTGCAACAAATTATAAAGCTGATAAAAAGGATTTAGTATTTGGAATTGCCACACCGTCAGCACAGGCACTGGCAAATAATATTACAGATATTCCTGTATTATTTTCAGCGGTAACTGATCCAGCGAGTGCAAAACTTCTAAATCCAAATGTGACAGGAACAAGTGACAAAGTGGAAAATATTGCATCTCAGCTTGACTTGTTAGCAAAAATAAAACCTGGCTTAAAGAAAGTTGGCGTTTTATATAACCCATCAGAGCAGAATTCAGCTGTTCAAGTTCAGGAAATTCAAAAAATTGCTAAAGAAAAAAATATAGAGATTGTGCTGCAAGGAATAAGCAACTTTGGAGAATTGGCTCAGGCTACTAAAAATTTACTTGGATCAACTGATGCATTGTATCTGCCTACAGACAATCTTGTTGTATCTGGAGCAAACTTAATTACTTCAGAAGCGATTAATGCAAAAAAGCCTGTAGTTGCAAGTGAAGATTCCACTGTAAAACTGGGGGCATTGTTTACAATGGGGCTTGATTATTACGCATTAGGAAAAAGAACTGGAGAAATGGCAATTGAAATACTAAAAGGAAAACCTGTTTCTCAAATTCCTTTTGAAACTTCAAAACAAATGAAACTTTATGTAAATGAGAAGACAGCGCAGGCATTGGGACTTGATATAAAAAATGCTGTATTTAATGGAGCTGAATTTGTAGGAAAATAA
- a CDS encoding ABC transporter substrate-binding protein gives MKRLLILVSVLTVMILSCGNSNGSKGGNGTESGNGSKKYRIGITQIAAHPALDSAREGFKDAFKDAGIDADFDEKNANGETANANLIANNFVSSKENLIYAIATNAAQPAAQASNDIPVVFAAITDPQSAGILKNNVTGVSDRMDVKQQLELLKKLSPNVKTVGVIYNSSEQNSKIQVEDLKKAAKELGMSIVERSIVQANEIPQTADNLVRETDAVYLPTDNLVASVVSLITDKATAAKKIVFGAEAAHVKGGALITQGVSYYEIGKEAGKMAIDILKNGKKPSEIKFKTMPLNEIVINEKTLAALGISLPEDIKSKAKMVQ, from the coding sequence ATGAAAAGATTATTGATTTTAGTGAGTGTTTTGACAGTTATGATTTTGAGTTGTGGTAATTCTAATGGTAGTAAAGGTGGTAATGGAACTGAAAGTGGAAATGGTTCTAAGAAGTATAGAATTGGGATTACACAGATTGCAGCACATCCAGCACTTGACAGTGCAAGAGAAGGTTTTAAGGATGCTTTCAAGGACGCAGGAATTGATGCTGATTTTGATGAGAAAAATGCAAATGGTGAAACAGCCAATGCAAATTTAATTGCAAATAACTTTGTCAGTTCGAAAGAGAATTTGATTTATGCAATTGCAACAAATGCGGCTCAACCTGCAGCGCAAGCATCAAATGATATACCAGTTGTATTCGCAGCAATTACAGATCCGCAATCCGCAGGTATTTTAAAAAATAATGTGACCGGTGTAAGTGACAGAATGGATGTAAAACAGCAGCTGGAATTATTAAAAAAATTGAGTCCTAATGTAAAAACAGTTGGCGTGATTTATAACTCATCAGAGCAAAATTCAAAAATTCAAGTGGAAGACTTGAAAAAAGCGGCAAAAGAATTGGGAATGAGCATTGTTGAAAGAAGTATCGTTCAAGCAAATGAAATACCGCAGACAGCGGATAATCTGGTAAGGGAAACAGATGCAGTTTATTTACCTACAGATAATCTTGTGGCATCAGTTGTGAGTTTAATTACAGATAAGGCAACAGCTGCTAAAAAAATAGTATTTGGTGCAGAGGCGGCTCATGTAAAAGGCGGAGCATTGATTACACAAGGTGTGAGCTATTATGAAATAGGAAAAGAAGCTGGTAAAATGGCAATCGATATTTTAAAAAATGGTAAAAAGCCAAGTGAAATAAAATTTAAGACAATGCCTTTAAATGAAATTGTAATAAACGAAAAAACGCTTGCAGCTCTTGGAATTTCATTGCCAGAAGATATAAAATCTAAAGCTAAAATGGTCCAATAA
- a CDS encoding OmpA family protein, translating into MKKPTLIAVSSMVAMSVPTVSEKVTTSDMRKDIIRANVADMEKDNENDVPTLETPNPEKAVNNDDPDLITVTLTPRDDKNEKESKSEQTHQKKDINSRHQEMQFGAQESVPFDDNSQENHIQENSTNNPQRIQILKSEIITLRAEDLNFHKNSISLKKEAYSVLEDIKNYIEKNDYLVSIVGYTDESGITAYNNRLSLRRAEKVGSKLLELGLSKDRILDFIGRGENNPINSNETEKGREGNRRVEFRFIKKGQI; encoded by the coding sequence ATGAAAAAACCAACATTGATTGCGGTTTCCTCAATGGTAGCAATGTCAGTGCCAACGGTATCTGAAAAAGTTACTACTTCTGATATGAGAAAGGATATAATTCGTGCGAATGTAGCGGATATGGAAAAGGATAATGAAAATGACGTACCTACATTAGAGACACCTAATCCTGAAAAAGCAGTAAATAATGATGATCCTGATTTAATAACAGTTACATTGACGCCGCGTGATGACAAGAATGAAAAAGAATCAAAATCAGAGCAGACTCATCAGAAAAAGGATATAAATTCACGGCATCAAGAAATGCAATTTGGTGCACAGGAATCAGTTCCTTTTGATGATAATTCTCAAGAGAATCATATTCAGGAAAATTCTACAAATAATCCGCAAAGAATACAAATATTGAAATCGGAAATTATAACTCTTAGAGCAGAAGATTTAAATTTTCACAAAAATAGTATAAGTTTAAAAAAAGAGGCATATTCTGTTTTAGAAGACATAAAAAATTATATTGAAAAAAATGATTATTTGGTATCAATTGTTGGATATACAGACGAAAGTGGAATAACTGCATACAATAATAGACTTTCTCTTAGACGGGCTGAAAAAGTAGGTTCTAAATTATTGGAATTAGGACTTTCAAAAGATAGAATTTTAGATTTTATAGGCCGGGGTGAAAATAATCCAATAAATTCAAATGAAACTGAAAAAGGAAGAGAAGGAAATAGAAGAGTGGAATTCAGGTTCATAAAAAAAGGGCAAATATAA
- a CDS encoding amino acid ABC transporter ATP-binding protein, producing the protein MIKIKNLKKKYGELEVLKGISTEIKEGEVISVIGPSGSGKSTFLRCINRLEDPTSGEIWVNGKNIMENGVDINKIREEIGMVFQHFNLYPHKTAIENITLGPIRLKKMSKVEAEKLAMELLEKVGLSDKKDVYPNKLSGGQKQRVAIARALAMNPKIILFDEPTSALDPEMIGEVLEVMKELANAGMTMIVVTHEMGFARNVANRVFFMDEGYILEDAKPQDLFDNPKSERARIFLDKVLNH; encoded by the coding sequence ATGATAAAAATAAAAAATTTGAAAAAAAAATATGGAGAATTGGAAGTACTGAAAGGAATTAGTACAGAAATAAAAGAGGGGGAAGTGATTTCAGTTATAGGGCCTTCTGGAAGTGGTAAATCTACATTCTTACGTTGCATTAACAGACTTGAAGATCCAACATCAGGTGAAATCTGGGTCAATGGGAAAAATATTATGGAAAATGGAGTGGATATAAACAAAATTCGCGAAGAAATTGGAATGGTATTTCAGCATTTTAACTTATATCCTCACAAAACAGCAATCGAAAATATTACTTTAGGGCCAATTAGATTAAAAAAAATGTCAAAAGTCGAAGCTGAAAAATTAGCAATGGAATTATTAGAAAAAGTAGGACTTTCTGATAAAAAGGATGTTTACCCAAATAAACTCTCTGGTGGACAAAAGCAAAGGGTGGCAATAGCTAGAGCATTGGCAATGAATCCAAAAATAATTCTTTTTGATGAACCAACATCAGCACTTGATCCCGAAATGATAGGGGAAGTTCTGGAAGTTATGAAGGAACTTGCAAATGCTGGAATGACAATGATTGTGGTGACACACGAAATGGGATTTGCGAGAAATGTTGCAAATAGAGTGTTTTTCATGGATGAAGGGTATATTTTGGAAGATGCAAAACCGCAAGATTTATTTGATAATCCAAAATCAGAAAGGGCAAGGATATTTTTAGATAAAGTGTTGAATCATTAA
- a CDS encoding amino acid ABC transporter permease yields the protein MKDLQKTRKLVKTSFFIAVVTIAAVLAFPRELTGKEWQIYMNSYLITTMGLTVGGAAIGIFFGMVLAFFKFQKTNNEIVNMVKEVVIDEYVDIMRGTPMVLQLLILSVVVAVFDNYWVAIIALGMNSAAYVEETVRSGIESIDKGQMEAARATGMPYRMAMNEIIMPQAVKNILPALVNEFINLFKETSIVGYISVVDITMNSKSLQAVYYSVKPILFTGVVYYVSVKLFSFIGKRLEMRLKEND from the coding sequence ATGAAAGATTTACAAAAAACAAGGAAATTAGTAAAAACGTCATTTTTTATAGCGGTTGTAACAATTGCTGCAGTTCTTGCATTTCCACGTGAACTGACAGGAAAAGAATGGCAAATTTATATGAATAGCTATCTTATTACCACAATGGGATTAACAGTCGGAGGAGCGGCTATTGGTATATTTTTTGGAATGGTATTAGCATTTTTTAAATTTCAAAAGACAAATAATGAAATTGTTAATATGGTAAAAGAAGTTGTCATTGATGAGTATGTGGATATAATGCGTGGAACGCCGATGGTTTTACAATTGCTGATACTTTCGGTTGTTGTAGCAGTATTTGATAATTATTGGGTGGCAATTATTGCTCTTGGAATGAATAGTGCAGCTTATGTTGAAGAAACTGTGCGTTCTGGAATCGAAAGCATAGACAAAGGGCAGATGGAAGCGGCAAGAGCAACTGGAATGCCTTACAGAATGGCAATGAATGAGATTATTATGCCGCAAGCTGTAAAAAATATTTTGCCGGCACTTGTAAATGAATTTATAAATTTATTTAAGGAAACATCAATTGTAGGATATATCAGCGTTGTTGATATTACAATGAACAGTAAAAGTTTACAAGCTGTGTATTACAGTGTAAAGCCTATATTGTTTACAGGTGTAGTTTATTACGTAAGTGTAAAATTATTCTCATTTATTGGGAAACGATTGGAGATGAGATTAAAGGAAAATGACTAG
- a CDS encoding AzlD domain-containing protein, giving the protein MILIVMTAIMRTLLIFVKSRENNLKVNKFFEALPYTVLTVLVFPDIFTSTGSTNFDIIRVLIGMVIVAYLTFKKANLGIIIIVSIAVIYLLGISKGSFI; this is encoded by the coding sequence ATAATACTTATAGTCATGACAGCAATAATGAGGACGTTGCTAATATTTGTAAAAAGCCGAGAAAATAACCTAAAAGTTAATAAGTTCTTTGAAGCGCTTCCTTACACAGTACTGACAGTATTAGTATTTCCAGATATTTTCACATCTACTGGAAGTACAAATTTTGACATAATAAGAGTTCTGATTGGAATGGTAATTGTAGCATATTTAACTTTTAAAAAGGCAAATTTGGGAATAATAATAATCGTTTCCATTGCAGTAATATATCTTTTAGGAATATCAAAGGGCAGTTTTATTTAA